The DNA segment TCCCAATCAAGCAATCGCAATCCCACAATAACGCCAAAGCATAACTGTGGTATATTAGCCGCCATTCTGTTATCCCACGCTTTAGTGGCATCACACATTCAGTTGAATCAAAAGGGTCTCCCATGAAAATTGGTATTATTGGCGCAATGGAGCCAGAAGTTGCCCATCTTATTGCGGCTATGACAAACGCCTCTTCACAAACGATTGCGGGCATTGAATTTATCGCAGGCACCTTAGCGGGCAAAGACGTCGTAGTGACACGCTCTGGTATTGGCAAAGTCGCCGCCAGTATCGCCACCACACTGCTGATTGAAAAATACGCCCCCGATGCGGTAATCAACACAGGTTCTGCGGGCGGTTTTGTCGATACACTGTCGATTGGCGATATCGTGATTTCATCCGAAGTACGCCACCACGATGTGGATGTCACTGTATTTGGTTACGAAATTGGCCAAATGGCGCAGCAACCTGCGGCGTTTATCCCCGCGCCATACTTAGTCGAAGCGGCCAATAAGGCGATCGCACAATTAGGTGAAGTAAAAGCCATTGAAGGCTTAATCTGTACGGGCGATAGTTTTATCTGCGACCCAGTACGAACCAAGACCATGTTGGAGCACTTCCCAACCATGGCGGCCTGCGAGATGGAGGGCGCGGCAATTGCCCAAGTGTGTCACCAGTTTGGCGTGCCATTTGTGGTGATCCGCTCGCTCTCTGACAACGCCAACAACGACTCACCGGTCGACTTCGATTCTTACATTGTGAAGGCAGGCTACCATTCGGCACTGATGGTGATGTTGCTGCTTGAGCAATTAGATCCAAACAGTAAAGTAATTGACTAAAGCATGATTGCGGAAAGTACCTGATGCACAGTTCTTTTTATCAACAACTTGTCGAAATTGATGGCGCTTTGTTTGAGGGCTTCTTGGTACTTTTCTTTGCTTTATTGCTGGCGCGTTTAGCGCCATTGCCAAGGGAAATGCAACCGCTGATTTGGTTTAGTCACTTAGCCAAACAGCTCGCCGCCAAAGTCAATCGCCCCGAGCGCGCGCCCAGTCAACAGGCAACTGCGGGCTTTTTAGCCATGTTGCTGCTGGTGTTCCCCTTCTGGGCGATTATCACTTTCTTACTCGAACTCGCCGCCTTCCCTTGGTTCTTCGAATTTTTAGTTCTGTATCTGTGTTTAACGGATGCAGGCTTTAGCCAAGTCGCCGACGAAATAGCTAAAGCATTGAAACGCGAGGACAATGCCAGCGCAAAAAAGCTATTACAGCCTTGGATTGTCCGTGATACGGATAATCTATCGGAAGTCGGCTTAACCAAGGCCACGATAGAAAAGCTCGCTACCGCGCCGATTTATGGCACGGCATCGACCATCTTCTTCTTTGCGATCGCAGGCGCCCCTATGGTACTGGCGGTGAGAATGATTAAACAGCTCGAACTCAGTTGGCCGCCCATTCAACCTAAGTACCAGCACTTTTGCAGTTCGGTACACGTTATTTCTACGGCGCTACTGGCGATCCCCGCTTGGTTATGGAGCCTGTCGATTGCGATTCAAGGCGGCCCCAAGGCCTTAGCATTGCTGTTTCGCACCTCTAAAAATCATCCAGCCCTGCGGGGTTATGTGATGAGCGTGTCCTTAGTGGCTAATATTTTACGCATTGAATTGGGTGGACCGCAGAAGTTTTCGGGGCAACGCATTGATGTGGCTAAGATAGTCTATGGCCCGCAGCCGCACCAAGAGATGATTGCCCCCGCAGTAAAACTCGCCTCACGGGCCTGTGCTATCTGGTTTAGTTTTATCACCTTTCTTCCGATCATTTGGGCGGGTTTACGCTGGCTACAAACCCTGTGATATGATGCCTTTAATCTTAACATTAGGTTAAAGGCTGACTATCTTGTTCGAAAACATGCATGTTTCATTAACAACTCCCGCCTTGCTATTTCCGGCAATCTCACTGCTATTACTCGCCTATACCAACCGCTTCTTTGCGCTGGCCGCGCTGATCCGTCAGCTCAGTAACGGCGACAAACCCGTGCATAAGGATCAGATTAAAAACTTAAGCCAGCGGATCCGGATTATTCGCCGTATGCAGGAGGCAGGCGTATCCAGCTTTGCCCTGTGTGTGCTCTGTATGATTTTCATCTATATCGGTTTTAATAAGACGGGCTCGGTGATCTTCGGTGCCAGCTTGTTACTGCTGCTCTATTCACTGATTTTATCTGTGATAGAAATTCGTATTTCTGTGGACGCGTTGAACATCCACATCAAAGAGATGAGTAAATGAGCCACTGGATTTACTTCTTCGATTTATGTGGTACGGCGGTATTTGCCCTTTCTGGCGCCTTAGCCGCTGGTCGTCACCGTATGGACCCCTTTGGCGTTATCGTACTGGCCTCGGTGACTGCGGTCGGCGGTGGCAGTATTCGCGATGCGCTGATAGGCGCCACGCCGGTGTTTTGGATCCGCGACCCTAACTACATCATTGTGATACTTGCCACAGTCCTAGCTTGTTTGCTGTTAGTGCGCCGTCCCCGCAAGATGCCGCAATACACGCTACCTGTCGCCGACGCCTTAGGTTTGGCTCTGTTCACTGTGATTGGTGCTGAAAAAGCCCTCAATATGGGACTCAGTGGCATGATTGCCGTCGTGATGGGCTTGATCACGGGCGTAGGAGGAGGCATTATTCGAGACTTACTGTGCAGACAAATCCCTATGGTGTTACGCACAGAAATCTATGCCACGGCGTCGATTGTTGGCGGCATAGGTTATACCGTAAGCCTTGCCTACGGGATGGGCGAAAAAACGGCACTATTTTTAGCCATGACCAGTGCCTTAATCATTCGCCTATGCGCCATCAAATGGCATTTGTCGTTACCCGCCTTTGATCTCAAAACCAAGAGGGAATAGTTTGCGAATATTGTGTCTTTTAGTCTGTCTTATTTGGGTTCCGGCCTTGTTTCCTGCGTCTGTACACGCTAACTCAGGGGAAATGCCAGCAGAACAGCAGTTAGCCGTAAAATACATGAACGCGCTAACCGAGCACGACTATCAAACACTCGGCAAATTCTATAACCGTGATACCGTCTTCTTCGATAAAACCGCCAATCGTAAATACACGGGTGGGCGGTTTATTATCGACTTCCTCGAGCGCGCCCACGAGGGTGTGCTCGAATATGATTTCAATATCGAGCATATGTATAACGCTGGCTCCCTCGTGGTGATGATTGGTAACTATCACTTTAAAGGTCCCGGCGAGCAATTTGGCAAACCCGGAAAAATTATTGATGTCGCCATTCCTGGAGTCACCAGTCTTAAGCTCGATATGCGTAATCACAGGGTCACAGAGCATGTGGATCTGATTGATTACCAGACCATGTCAGACCAATTAGCGATGCAGTAGTCACAAAATTTAGCTTTTGTTGAAACTTGAGCCCTCAAAACGAGTCGAAACCTGCAATGAGTCAATACGATTGAGGTGTGGCATCCTTTGCCCACGGGTCGTTTCGTTTCAATGAGGTTTGTATGAAGTTGTTTGGACTGATTGCCCTACTCGCCCTGAATGGCCTAATGCTCGCGCCCCATGCACAGGCGCAGCAGCCGATTATTGTGTCCTACGCGGTGCAACCCGTAAGCCATTTCAACCAGCAACTGCGGGCCGCCCAGGAGCAACATCAAGCCTGGAGCGAAGATCCCACCGCCATCAGCAGCCAATATGCGGGTAAAAAGTTTACCCTTGTCCGCACTCAGCCCACCAAAAATGGCGTGTTTACCTATCAAGTGAGCGAGTTGTCGCAGCAGCACCCACAAATGCTATTAATTCTGTCGCTTAAGAAAAGTGCCCAGCGCTGGCAAGTGGATTCCGCCCAGCTGGCGTGGAAGTGTCGCGATGGTCAGCATTTCGGTACCGACAGATGCAATATCGGCGAGCATGAGGCCAGCACAGCACCTTAAGCACAGTCTCTTAAGCTATCGAGATAAAATGCAGATATAAAAAGAGCGCCCTTAGGCGCTCTTTTTATTTGCTTGGTAAGTGCTTATTAACCGTCTTAAGCCCCCACAAGCGGCACTAACATGGTTCAACTTAAACCAGAGTCACTTTCGCGAACTTACGCTTACCGACTTGGAATACGGCAACCGTGCCAGCGCTTAAGGTCATGCGGCTATCATCAACCTTCTCACCGTCCATCTTCACCGCGCCTTGCTTGATCATACGCATCGCATCGGAAGTCGAACCCACTAAGTCGGCATCTTTAAGTAAGTTAGCAATCGCTAAACCTTCACCCGCCGCTAATTCAACCTCTGGGATATCATCTGGGATAGCGCCCTTTTGGAAACGGTCGATAAAGGCTTGATGGGCACTCTCGGCCGCCGCTTGGTCGTGGAAGCGCGCGATGATTTCCTTCGCAAGCGCAATCTTAGTATCACGGGGGTTAGCACCGTTGGCAATATCTTGTTTGAACTGTTCAATCTCGGCCAAAGGACGGAATGACAGCAGCTCAAAGTAACGCCACATTAATTCGTCAGAAATCGACATGATCTTGCCAAACATTTCATTGGCGGGCTCACTCACACCAATGTAGTTGTGCGCCGATTTAGACATTTTCTTCACGCCGTCTAAACCTTCAAGCAGTGGCATCATGATCACGGCTTGTGGCTTTTGGCCTTCGGCTTTCTGTAACTCACGGCCCATTAACAGGTTGAACTTCTGGTCGGTTCCGCCTAGTTCAACATCAGCCTTCAGGGCTACTGAGTCATAACCCTGTAAAAGTGGATACATAAATTCGTGGATAGCAATCGACTGACCCGAAGCATAGCGCTTCTTAAAGTCATCACGTTCCATCATACGGGCAACGGTTTGCTGCGAGGCTAAACGGATCATCCCCGCTGCGCCTAATGGCTCTAACCAGCTTGAGTTGAACTCGATACGGGTTTTTGCAGGATCCAGAATTTTATAGACCTGCTCTTTGTAGGTCTCGGCGTTGGCTAATACTTGCTCACGGGTGAGTGGTGGACGCGTGCTGTTTTTACCACTTGGATCACCCACCATACCGGTAAAGTCACCAATTAAGAAAATGACTTCATGACCTAACTCTTGGAATAATCTTAATTTATTTAAAATTACTGTGTGTCCAAGATGGATATCCGGTGCGGTAGGATCAGCGCCTAACTTGATACGAAGTGGACGTCCTTCTTTGAGTTTTTCCAGCAGATCCGATTCGAGTAGGATCTCATCGGTACCACGTCTAATTTCTGCTAATACTTGGTCTAAATCAGCCATCTCGGCGGGGACTCCTAAGGCCATGATTATAAAATGAGGAGACTTATGTTACTTGTTAGCCACCACAATTGAAAGTGTGTACACTAACGGGATTATTCAAGCCTTAGGTAATCGGTATCGGCGTCACATGGGAAAGGTTATAACGTTATTTAAATTGTTGCCTAAAAAGCATCAAATTCTCCTCAGCATTCTTTCTGTTATCACTACGATAACCCTGCTCTTTCCCTCTGAAGAAGCGCAAGCTTCAAGACAAACTCAAGGTGTCGCAGACCAAGCTCAAGTCAATACCCGTTACGATGTTCCCTTAGCCTTTCGTTCACCAGAGCGTCCAGAAGGGGTTGAGGGCCAATCGCAAGATACATCCACCAACGCCACGCCGTTATCTTCGGCCGAGGCATTAGCCGCAGGCAATGTGCCCGCCAGCGAAACCTTAGAGAGCGCCCACCATAGGGACGTTGAGCATTTTAATGTGAAAAATGGCGATACCTTAGCCGCGGTATTTGAGCGCGCGGGGCTCACCAGCAAAGATGTGTATGAAATTACCCAGTTACCGCTCGCCAAACAGAATCTGTTAAAAATCATCCCTGGCGAAGAAATTGTGATTTCGAAGGATGCCAAGGGCGATTTAACCGAAGTCCGCTACCGTGTCGATGCGGTATCGACTTTAGTGATCACAAAGGATCAGGATAAGTATTCCGAGAAAATCTCCGAAAAAGACATTGAAATCCGCACCCAATTCACCAGTGCGAAAATCAAGAGTAACTTCTGGAATGCCGCCGTCGATGCGGGTTTAAACGCAAACCAAATTATGCAGCTCTCGACCGTGTTTGGCTGGGATATCGACTTTGCCTTGGATTTACGTGAGGGCGACAGCTTCGCCATTATCTATGAGCAGGAATATGCCGAAGGCGAGTTTTTACGTAACGGCAATATCCTCGCCGCCGAGTTTATCAACCAAGATGAGCGCTACACCGCAATTCGCTATACCGACGGTAACTATTACTCTGAAAACGGTACTAGCATGCGTAAGGCCTTCCTGCGCTCACCGGTTGACTTTAAATACGTCAGCTCAAACTTCAACCCGAAACGCCTACATCCAGTTACGGGGCAAGTTAAGGCTCACCGCGGCGTTGATTATGTTGCCGCCATCGGCACCCCCATTAAGGCGGCGGGAAATGGCCGAGTTGTCGAATCCGGCTACAATCAATTTAACGGTAACTATGTGTTCATTAAGCACAACGATACCTACACGACTAAGTATTTGCATTTGACCAAACGCAACGTCAGTAAAGGGGCCAGCGTTAAGCAGGGGCAAATTATCGGCACCTTAGGTAAGACAGGACGCGTCACTGGCGCTCACCTACACTATGAATTTATCGTCAATGGCGTACACCGTAATCCAAGAACGGTTGATTTACCTAAGGCCGAATCGATTGCCCGTAAAGAAAAGCCACAATTCGATGCGCTCAGCAAACAGTTGATGGCTAGCATTTCACAGAACAAGCAAACCCAATTGGCGATGCAATAACGACGGACGGATCCCCTCATATGAACAAGGCTTATTATATTGGACTGATGTCTGGCACCAGCATGGACGGCGTCGATGCGGTGTTAGTCGACTTTGCGGGCGAGCAGCCACAGCTTATCGCAACGCATACCGAGGCGATCCCGAGCCATTTGCTTAAGGGATTGCAGCGTTTATGCCTGCCTGGCAATGATGAGATCAACCGCCTCGGCCGCCTCGATCGTAGTGTCGGTAAATTATTTGCCCTCGCCGTCAATAACTTGCTCGCCAAAGCCCAGATAGCCAAAGAAGACATCATTGCCATTGGTAGCCATGGCCAGACAGTGCGCCACATGCCAAACCTCGAGGTGGGTTTTACCCTGCAAATTGGCGATCCCAACACCATAGCAACCGAGACTGGCATCGATGTGATTGCCGATTTTCGTCGTAAAGACATCGCCTTAGGTGGCCAAGGCGCGCCCTTAGTACCCGCCTTCCACCAGCAAACCTTTGCCCAAGTGGGTAAAAAGCGCGTGATCCTCAATATTGGCGGCATTGCCAACATCACCTATCTGACCGGGAACCGTGAAGAGGTCTTAGGCTTCGACACTGGGCCTGGCAATACGCTGATTGATGCCTGGATCCAGCAAGTGAAAAATGAGCCCTATGACAAAAACGGTGAATGGGCCGCCTCGGGCAAAACCGACCCACAGCTACTGGCGCAGTTGCTATCGCACCCTTATTTCTCCCTCGCCTATCCCAAGAGCACGGGACGCGAATTATTTAATCAGGCCTGGTTAGAGCAGCAACTATCACAGTTTAATCAACTGGATGAAGAAGATATCCAATCGACATTACTCGATTTAACCTGCCACAGTATCGCCCGCGATATCCTTAAACTCGCCCCTGTGGGAGAGCTATTTGTCTGCGGTGGCGGCGCCTTTAATACCGAGTTGATGCAGCGCTTAGCGGCGCTACTGCCGGATTATCACATAGATACCACCTCTGCACTCGGCGTCGACCCTAAATGGGCCGAAGGCATCGCCTTTGCGTGGCTCGCAATGCGCCACCATTTAGGTTTGCCCGCCAACCTGCCAGCAGTCACAGGCGCCTCACGCGAAGCTGTATTGGGTGGACGCTTTAGCGCTAAGTAAAGCTCAAACCTACTGAAATAGTTTGTGTTTAAGTAAGATGATATCCCGCTGCGGAAAGCCATCGAGCGTCATCACTAAGCGGTTTGACTCCGGAATATAGGTCATGGAGCCAAACCCGCTTAGGCTCGAGCGGGGCACCCTAAGGAGTGGCGTGACTTGCTGGCTGCTCGCCTCCCAGTAATTTAATCGCTGCTCATTGCCATTACTGGATTTGAAATACACCCCATCCGCTGTCATTGCCCAATTATTACCGGATCGAAACACTTTGCTGGAAATGAGCTGTGTTACCTCTTCTGGCTGCGCGAGATTAATCAACCAGAGTCCATTCACCCCGTAACGACTAAACACCAACTCGGTTGCCGACTTGGCAAATCCCACCGCCATACTCAGAGGGCTTATCACCTTGGGCGCACTGTTATCTAAATAAAACTCGGTGATACCATCGCTGGTCGATGCGAATACCGCAGTACCCTGCCAATTCCAGCTGGGGCGACCATGGTTGTGATAACTCGAAGCTAAGGCGGTAATGTTCTTATTGGTTAAATCTAAAATAAAAATGCGATTGCCTTCATTGCGATCATCGGGGGCGATAAAGGCAATTTTAGAACCGTCGGGTGACCAACGCGGATAAGCGACACGCGACTTAAGCTGAGTGTGTTGCTCCAGTTTTTGCCCCTTGATATCCGAGGTCCAAATCTCGTTATAGCCAGTATCGCTAGAGACAAACACGATTCGCCCCGCCTCTGGGGAATAATGGGGATTACGGTGGCTAATGCCGGAATACAGCAGTGGAAACAAACTGCCCGGCACTTTATCCCCGAGGGAAAAATACGCCATTTGGAATTGCCGACGATACTGGTGATAAACCAACTCGCCCTCATCGGATACGCTACTGGGATAACTCATACCTTCGACATCGAGTGGCCGAATATGGGCCGTTTCGATATCGATAGTAAAACCGTTGCGACTACCAGAGTCTTCCGTGGCAAACACTAACGCCTGACTGTTGGGCGTCCAGCTTAAGCCGCGAATATCTTCTAGTCCTTGGGTTAAGCGTTTTTCATTGGCATTGGCTAAGTCGCGAATAAAAATATCCTCAGAGATATTACTAAAGCGCCTCGCTATCGCGAGCCATTTACCATCGGGGCTAAAGGCTAAATCTCGGTCCTCATAATTACACTGGCTTTCGCAGGATAATCTTTCAGCCTTAGCGTCCGCTTTGGCTAAAGTTAAGCGGTAAATCCCCCCCACTTTATCCGCCTCGTGGGAGGAGATATAAGCAAGATATTGACCATCAGGGGAAATATCTATCGCCGCCATATCCGTGCTACAGGGCGCTAGGGCTAGCATCTCATTGGTCGCTAAAGTCAATTGAGTAATAGTGCACTTTCCCGTCGCGTGGCTGCGGGAGGCAAAAAACAGCTTGGTATCATCTAAGCTCCACACTGCACGCAACTCAGCCGATGTTGAAGGGGTTAACTGACGGGCGGGAACATCTTCACGTTTAAAATCTTTAAGATACAGACTAGATGTCACCCCAGGACGACTCGCGCCATACACAAGCCAACGCCTATCGTGGGATAACCTTGGATAACGCTCAGAGCCCGGATCTCGAGTCAGCACCGTCATTTGGGTATCCGTCATCCGCTGTTTATCTTGATATAAATGCATACCAATAAATAAACTACTGACAACAGCCACGGCCCCCAGCACCATCGCCATTAAACGCAGACGCTGATTGGCATATTGCAATTTAGTCTCAGTGGTCTGCCGTATATCTTCTTCGGTAACGTCGAGTTGATCGTAGATAGGCGGTAACAACAAGCGATAGCCAGCCTTACGCACTGTCTCAATCACACCACCCTCCACGTCTAGAGGCGATAATTGCTGCCGTAAATGCCAAATGGCATTCGTGAGTGCCTTAGTGCCGACGTAGGCATTGCCTTCCCACACTTGAGTAATCAACTCATCGCGGGTAACCACATGAGGATAACGCAGGGCAAGATAGCTAAGCACTTCAATAAACTTAGGTTGAAGCGACACTTTAGCGGATTCATGCGAGGAGGTTTCATCCCCCTGCGTGTGAAATAAAATTGAGTTATCGGAAGGGTCAATACGACAATTCCCCAAGCAAAAACCCAACTTACTCTTATCCTTCATTTTTCTCACACCTTCGCTATTCGTCTTTTTATGGTTAGGGTAATGAGTACATCGTCTGGCTAGATACTACCTAAGTCTTAACAAAGATGGCAATCCAATGTTTTAAACTAACTATATAAAATTCAAAATATTAGCTAATTAAAAATCTAAAATAGAGATTTAAACAATATAGAAACGAGCCGGGATAGATTGCGATACGGCAACAGATTACTTACAACTGATTGACCAATAACAACATAAGAGTCAAAGCCTTACTCCTGCGGTTAACTCATCTCAGCAGGGGTAATTTACTTTGCTAGGAACCCAAGTATGCTTCGCTTAACCTTGATCGGCATCTGGACTATGCTATGCCTGATTTTTATCCCCAACACCTTAGCGCAGGACTACCAGAAACCTTCCCCCGCACTGCAACAAACCATTTCGCATAACGCGGATCTCACGACTCAACTATCAAACGATCATCAGTGGCTGGCATTACTCAGCCCAATTGCGGCGCCGAGCATTGCCACACTGGCCCAGCCAGAGCAGAAGTTGGCAGGATTACGTATCGCCGCCGAGCAATATTTACCGAGCCGTATAACCCAGCGCTACCACCAACTCAGGCTGATTAATATTCAGGATAATCGGCAACGGCTGATAAGCTTGCCCGGTGGCCACGATATCACCGAGCCGCAATTTTCCCCCGACAGTCGCTATTTGTCCTATGTCAGCCTAACACCAGAGGGGGGTTACTTATATGTTTACGACATCGCTCAAGACCGCCACAAGCGCCTAACAGACAACCGATTAAATGGCACGATTAGCCTTGATTATCAATGGGCTAACAATAGCAGCCTGCTTGCTCGCTTTGTAATCGCCTTAAATGCCAACGCAAGCATGGCTCCTACCGTTTACGCACCGAAAACCAAAGAAACCTCGGGCAAACAAAGCCCGCAGCGCACCTATCAAGACTTATTGAAAACCAGCGCTGACAAACAACGCTTTAGCCAACTGACGACCAGTCAACTGGCCCTTGTGGATATAGATGGCAAGCTGACAAATATTGCCGCGCCGGGCATTTTTGAGGATTTTTCGCTGTCGCCAGATGGTCAATATATCTTAACCAGTCAGCTCACCACGCCCTTCTCTACCCAAGTAAAGTATTATGATTTTCCAACCTTAACAGAGATTTATAATCTTGATGGTCAACGCATTACGCAACTGTACCAAAGCCAGAGTGGAGAATCTAAGCCCCAAGGAAGAGACTCTGTTTTACCCGGCCCTCGCATGTTCCATTGGGTTCAAGGGCGAGGCGCAACCTTAGCCTTTACCGAGGCTTTAGATCAGGGCGATAGCCAGCAAGAGGCGCCGCTACGGGATAGCCTATGGCAACTCGATGCCCCCTTTACTCAAAAGGCCAAACTCATCGCCAAAACCCCTTGGCGGATCATCGATATCGACTGGGCGGAAAAAAACATCGCCTTAGTGAGCCAGCGCAATAGCAAAGCACAGTTACTGCGACTGAGTCGCCTAGACACCCACCTTGGGGAAAGTCCGTTGTATACCTTGAACGAACGTAATCTGCGCGATAAATATCAAGAGCTTGGAAAATTCCCCAGAGAATATACCCAAGGCAAAGGGCAAGTGATCCGCGTGCAGCAGGCACAAACAGCAGGGGTTATTCACTACGGCCAAGGGGCATCGCCTCAGGGAGATAAGCCATTTTTAAAACGCACCTCACTCGCTACCGGGGAATCCTCACTGTTATGGCAATCTGCAACCAAGCAATTAGAATCGGTGCGCTATGTGCTCAATCTTGAGCCCTTACAACTGATTATCAACCGTGAAAGCCCGACTGAAGCCCCAAGCCTCGTCTTAATCGATGGCGCCAAAGAACGTGTGCTCTACCAACAGGCCGATGAATTGAGTGCGTATCGGGGGATGCAGAAGCAGCTGATCACCTACAAAAGAGCCGATGGCGTGCCCCTCTCAGGCACTCTCTACTTACCCGCCAATTACACCAAGGAGCAAGGCACCTTACCCGTGTTGATGTGGGCTTATCCGCGGGAATTTAACGATCCCGATGTCGCGGGCCAAATCAGCTTTAGCGCCAACCAATATCCCAGCATCAGTCCAAGGGGCCCAATTCCTTTAGTCGCCGAAGGCTTTGCGGTATTTGATAAAGTCTCTATGCCCATCATCGCTCAAGGGGATAAAGAGCCCAATGACAGCTTTCGCGAACAACTCGTCGCCAACGCGCAGGCGGCTGTCAATACCTTGGTCGATTTAGGCATTGCCGATCGCAAACAAATCGCCGTGGGTGGACACTCCTACGGGGCCTTTATGGTGGCGAACTTGCTCGCCCATACGGATTTATTCTATGCAGGCATTGCCCGTAGCGGTGCCTATAATCGCAGTCTAACGCCTTTTGGCTTTCAAAATGAGGAGCGTTACTACTGGCAAGCCAATGATATTTATCAACAAATGTCACCATTTAATTATGCCGATAACATCAAATCGCCCTTGCTATTAGTTCACGGAGAGATGGATCAAAATTCAGGCACTTTCCCGCTGCAATCGGAGCGACTATTTGATGCCATTCAAGGCCTTGGCGGTAAAGCAAGATTAGTTATCCTGCCCTTTGAAGGACACGGTTATGCGGCTAAGGAATCCTTAGAACACTTGCTCTGGGAACAAAGCCAGTTCTTAAAGGCAAATCTGCCTATCCACTAACCTGTAAGCCAAAGAGCGAAGTAAGCGCTTAGCATTCCACAAGAACACACCATCAGATGATAGGCGGCATTATAAGCCGCCAATCATCTAGCAAGTTACTGCTATCACTTATCCCTAAACGCTGTGTTTATTCAGTATTTAAGCAAGTATCTCTCCCCCTCACTTATGCGCCGAAGCTTTGTCTCTTTAGCCTTTGTCTTTTTGGCCTTTTTACGATTCCCCGTTAGTCGGCTTACTCCAAGTCAGCACTCATTCAAGCTCTGACTGAAAGAGTTAACGTTAAGCGCTTCTCTACAGAAGAAGTATCAAAGGTCTGTGTCAGCCTATCCCATTGAAGGCTTGATGCTTGTGCCTAACCTATTGCGACTAACCTATTGATGTGAATATCTTGCGGTTATAGGCAATAAAAAACCGCATGCAGGGAGCCACATGCGGTTGAGCAAACTTAAGCAATTAGTATCTGTTCAATGATATTAGAACTTAAGCTCTGCACCTAGGTAGGCATAGCGACCAACACCACCACCATAGGCGCTGCTGTAGTTACCATTACCCGTTTCGACTAAATCACCAGTATCGGCTACCCAAGGGCCCTGATTGTCGAAAATATTGCGCACACCGCCGTATAAACGTAATTCAGCCTGACTCACGTCCATAGTGTAAGACACCGACAAATCGTGGGTGATATACGAGCTGTAGAATAGGAATGCGGGCGTTTCGGGATTCGCCACCGCACTGGCATCACCCGCATCGAGTTTGGCTTGGTTTTCGGCTTTCAGCACATTCCACTCTTCAACTCTATCGTGGCTATCAACCATGGCGCTCTTATACTTAGCGCTCCAACGAACACGCCAATCATCATTGCTCCAGGTTAATGAAATTGCGCCTCTGTCCTCAAAAATCCCGCTGGCAAGTTCACCCACGTAGTCATCTTCAACTAAACCATCGGCGCCGTAGTAGCTAGTGCTAAATTCCAACACATGGGTCCAGTTAGTTTTTAAGCTGAGTTCACCGTATCCGTCTAACTGCCACTCGTAGGCCATGGCGATATCAACACCACGGGTGACAATGTCATTCAGGTTCTGTTCC comes from the Shewanella mangrovisoli genome and includes:
- a CDS encoding alpha/beta hydrolase family protein, with the protein product MLRLTLIGIWTMLCLIFIPNTLAQDYQKPSPALQQTISHNADLTTQLSNDHQWLALLSPIAAPSIATLAQPEQKLAGLRIAAEQYLPSRITQRYHQLRLINIQDNRQRLISLPGGHDITEPQFSPDSRYLSYVSLTPEGGYLYVYDIAQDRHKRLTDNRLNGTISLDYQWANNSSLLARFVIALNANASMAPTVYAPKTKETSGKQSPQRTYQDLLKTSADKQRFSQLTTSQLALVDIDGKLTNIAAPGIFEDFSLSPDGQYILTSQLTTPFSTQVKYYDFPTLTEIYNLDGQRITQLYQSQSGESKPQGRDSVLPGPRMFHWVQGRGATLAFTEALDQGDSQQEAPLRDSLWQLDAPFTQKAKLIAKTPWRIIDIDWAEKNIALVSQRNSKAQLLRLSRLDTHLGESPLYTLNERNLRDKYQELGKFPREYTQGKGQVIRVQQAQTAGVIHYGQGASPQGDKPFLKRTSLATGESSLLWQSATKQLESVRYVLNLEPLQLIINRESPTEAPSLVLIDGAKERVLYQQADELSAYRGMQKQLITYKRADGVPLSGTLYLPANYTKEQGTLPVLMWAYPREFNDPDVAGQISFSANQYPSISPRGPIPLVAEGFAVFDKVSMPIIAQGDKEPNDSFREQLVANAQAAVNTLVDLGIADRKQIAVGGHSYGAFMVANLLAHTDLFYAGIARSGAYNRSLTPFGFQNEERYYWQANDIYQQMSPFNYADNIKSPLLLVHGEMDQNSGTFPLQSERLFDAIQGLGGKARLVILPFEGHGYAAKESLEHLLWEQSQFLKANLPIH